The Herbiconiux sp. A18JL235 region CCGGGTTCGAGCACGGCGAGCACCGTGCGGCCGGTCTCGGCGATGGCCGCGAACATGGGCATCCTCCCGGGCGGGGTTCTTCCGCCGACCGATAGCGTAGTCGTCTCACGACTTGCCGACAGGAGCCCCCATGACTCGCGTTCTCGACGGGATCACGCTGTGGAACGGCCGGGAGGAACGAGGCGCCGTGCGCCTCGGCTGGGCCGGTGATCGCATCGAGGAGGCGGCTTCGGCCGACGATCGGCATCCGGGTCTCGCCGTCATCCCTGGGCTCATCGACACCCACGTGCACCTCGACACGAGCGTGCTCGACGGCGCGGGCGCGGGCGACTCGTGGCCCCTCGTCACGCCCGACGCCGAGAAGGCGGTGCACGTGGTCGCCCACGCCCTTCGCTTCGCCTCGTTCGGTGTGACGACGATGCGCGACCTGGCCGCGTCGCCCGTGCAGATCGCCGTCGGCCGCGCGTTCGACCAGGGTGTGGTCGACGGCCCGCGTCTGCTCGCCAGCGGCCCGGTCGGCATGACCGCGGGCCATGGAGACCTGTTCACCCCTCCCCGTTTCGCGAACCGGCCGCCGGTCGCCGACTCGCCCGACGAGTGCCGCCGTCTCGTGCGTCAGTGGGCCAGGGAGGGTGCGACCGGCATCAAGATCTACACCAGCGGGGGCATCCTCTCGATGGGCGACCGGGTCGGCTGGCGCAATCAGACCCGGGCCGAGATCGCAGCGACCGTCGACGAGGCCCACGCCCTGCGGATGCTCGTGGCCGCCCACGCGCACACCGAGGAGGGGATCGACATCGCCCTCGAGGAGGGCGTCGACTCGCTCGAGCACGCCACCGGCATCGTCCCCCGGCAGTTCGATGCGCTCGTCGCCTCGCGTATCCCGGTCGCACCGACGCTGCTCATCAACGACCTGGTCGCGCGGGGTGGCGACGGCATCAGGCCCGATGCCGCGGCCAAGGCCAGGGAGGCGATCGACGGGCGCGATCCCGCCTTTCTCGCGGCGGGGCGTGCGGGCGTGCGCTTCGTGCTGGGCACCGATGCGAACGGCCGATTCGTGCGGCACGGCGGGCAGCTCGACGAGCTCAGGGCGATGAAGACCGCGTTCGGCTGGTCAGACGAGCGCACGCTCGTGGCCGGCACCTCGGATGCCGCCGACGCCCTCGGCCTCGGCGATCGGCTCGGCCTGGTCGAGCCGGGGTACGCCGCCGACTTCGTCGTGGTGCGGGCGAGGCCGTGGCGCGACCTCGGCGAGCTGACCGCGGAGAGCATCGTCGCCGTGGTGAGCCGGGGGAGACTGCTCGCAGGCTCCCTGCCCGACTGAGCGATCCGTCAGTTCCAGAAGTCGAGGTGGGCGGCGGCCGCCTCCTCCTCGAGGTGCGGGCCCGAGACGGCGATGGCGCGCTGGCCCCGGGCGAACACCTCGCGGCAGGGGAGCGAGAAGGTCGGGTTCTCGGGGTGGTCTCCGGTGAGTTCGAGGAGGCGCCGCTCGGAGAGGGCGTAGACCACACGGTCGATGCCCGTCCAGTACACCGCTCCCGAGCACATCGCGCAGGGCTCGGCGCTGGTGAACAGCGTGCTGCCGACCATGCCGTCCGTCCCGAGGTTGCGGAAGGCGGCGGCGACCGCCCGCATCTCGGCGTGTTGGGTGGGGTCGCCCTCGGGCGGGAGGGAGTTGTTGCCGAACGACGCCACGACGGTGCCCGCCGCGTCGACGACGATGGCGCCGAAGGGATGCCGGCCGTCTGCACGCGAGAGTTCGGCGACCCGGAGGCTCTCCCGCAGGAATTCCGCGTCGGCGGTGTCGAGTGCTGTCGTCGTCTGGTCGTCCATGGAGTCCTCCCACCTGTGCACAAGACGTGCTGTACAAGTCTTCACGATGTCATCGAACACCGGAAATGCGTCGGTGTGTTACGGCCCCGTTACCGTCGTGGAACAACTTGCGCTCAACTTGTTCACAAGTGGAGCGCGCGGGTTAGCCTGCTGTCGCGCCGCAGTCCGCGAGCCGCTCTCCCTCCCGAAAGGTCACCATGCCCGCGCACGTCCCCGCCGAGGTTCGAGTCGACGAACAGGACATCCGGCTGCTCCCGAAGGCCGAGGTGCACGTGCACCTCGAGGGGACGTTCGCGCTCGTCGACCTGCTGACCCTGGCCAAGGAGAACGGCGTCGCCCTTCCCGGGCCCGCCGCCACCATCTTCGACGTGAGCACCCACGACTCCTTCGCGATGCCCGAGGTCACCACCGGCGGCACCGGCCGGGGGGTCGGCGGCGCCGGGCTCACCGGCTTCCTGCGCTTCCTCGACTGGCAGTGCGGTCTCGTGCGCACGCCCGAGCAGGCCGCGCGCATCGCCTACTCCTTCGCCGCCCGCCAGACCACGTCGGGCATCCGCTACTCCGACGTCATCGTCAATCCCACCCACTGGAGCGCGTGGCGCGGCCGGGAGGTCGCCCTCATGGAGGCTCTCGCCGCCGGGCTCGACGAGGCCGAGCAGGACGGCCTGTGCGTCACCGGCATCGCCTACTCGCTGCTGCGCACGCAGACCGCGCCCGAAGCAGAGCAGGCGGTCGGCGCGCTGCTCGAGCGGCGACCCCGGCGCGTCGTGGCGCTGAGCGTCGACGGCGACGAGAAGGCGAGCGGCCCCACCGGCGAGAAGTTCCGCGCGGCGTTCCGCCTCGCCGAGGCCGGCGGGCTCCACCGCACCGTGCACGCGGGGGAGTCGAGCGGGCCGGACGGGGTGTGGGACGCCCTCGACCACCTGCACGCCGAGCGCATCGACCACGGAGTGCGCTCCATCGAGGACGAGGTGCTCGTGCGCCGTCTCGCCGACGAGGGCATCCCGCTCGATCTGTGCCCCCGCTCCAACATCACGCTCGGCGTCTACCCCGACTGGGCGTCGCATCCGCTGCCCCGCCTCGCGGCCGCCGGGGTGCGGGTGACGATCAACACCGACGACCCGGCGCCCCTCGGCTGCACCCTCGACGAGGACTGGGCTGTCGCCGCGGGAGTGTTCGGCTACGACCTCACAGCGTTGGCCGGTTTCGCGGCCGAGTCGATCAGGGCGTCGTTCGCCGACGACGACCTGAAGCGCGACCTGCTCGCCGAGCTCACCGACGCCACCGAGGCGCTCACCCGCTCCACGACGGTGCCGGACCCGGAGCCGGTGCCGTGACCGCTCGCCCCCTTCCGCGTGCCGTCGTTCCCGCCGTCGTCTCGGTGGTCGCGGCGGCGACCCTGGTGACGGTGCTCCTCCTGGCGGCCGGAAGCGCCGTCGCGGGCGACGGCGACGGCAGGCCGGCGGCCGGGGCTGCAGCCGTGCCCGACGGGGCGTCGATCGCCCTCGCGCCGGTGGCCGCGGCGTGGCCGACGGGCTATGCCGTCTCGGGCACGAAGTCGGAGCCGCTGTATGTCGAGCACATCACCTCGCTCCGCGACGGCGACCGCTTCACGCTCACCATCGACGTCGAGTCGCAGGGGGAGAGCGCCCTGGGGGTGCAGCACGGTGCCGTCGAGCTCGACCCGGATGGCCGCGTCAGCTGGATGGAGGGCTGCACGAAGCCGGCAGCCGAGTGCGCCGACGACCCCGGCCTCCGCGGCTTCCTCGCCCAAGCCGCGCTGCTCGGCGCCCTGCAGCGGGGCGTGCTCGCCGCCGACGCCACCGGAACCGCGCGCACCCTCCACGGCCACCCGGTGGTGTGCGTCTCCGACCGGATGCTCTACCCGGCTTCTCCACCCACCGTCGATGGCCTCGACCCCTGCTTCTCGATCGCGACCGGCGCCCTCCTCGGGCACTGGTCGACCCCCAGCTCGGCCTTCGTGGGCCCGACCCTCGCGGACGGGCTCGTCGATCAGCCGCGCTGACCCGCACCACCACCGCACCACACCCACCGCACCACGTCCCGCACCACCTCCCGAAAGGAACACCATGAGAAGAAGCGGAGCACTCCTCACCGGAGCCGTTCTCACCGCAGTCGCAGCCCTCGGCCTCGCCGGGTGCAGCTCCAGCAGCTCCGGCACCTCGACGGGGGCGGCCACCTCCGCCTCCGAGGTCATCAAGGTCGGCGCGCTCACCCCAGGCAACACGAACGACGGCGCCTTCAACCAGTCGCTCGCCGACGCGTTGCAGAAGCTGCAGGACGAGGGGCTGATCGAGTACGAGCTGCGCGACCAGATGTCCGACCCCGCCGAGAGCGAACCGGTCATCGCCGACTTCGCCAGCCAGGGCTACGACCTCGTCATCGGCCACGGCATCGAGCTGGGCGACGCCATCTTCTCGGTCGCCGAGCAGTTCCCCGACGTGGAGTTCACCGCATCCGGTGGCCCCGACATCCTGGAGAAGTACACCGACAACGTCGAGACCTGGACCTACGACACCCCCCAGGTCGGCTACCTCTCGGGGTACATCGCAGGCCTCACCGGCGCGACTCCGATCGGGCGCGTCGAGAGCCTCGAGCTCGACTTCATCAAGGCGACCGACGCGTTCTTCCAGCAGGGTGTGACGGCGGCCAACCCCTCCGCCACCCTGCTGCCCGTGGTCTACGCGGGGAGCTTCGATGACGCGCAGGCGGCCGCGGCGGCCACCACGGGCCTCGTCGGCCAGGGCGCCCAGCTCGTCTACACCACGGGTGACGGGATCGCGACGGGGGTCGGATCGGCCGCCGCCGACGCCGGCGTGCTGAGCATCGGCGTCTCCTCCGCCGCGGGCGAGGCGGCCCTCGCCACCAACGTCTCGACCGTCGACCTCGACATGTACCCCATCGTGAAGGCCTGGGTCGACGAGGTGGCCGCAGGGAAGTTCGGCGGCAAGGGCGTGACGTCCACTGTTCAGAACGGCGGAATTGTGTACCAGCCCGTCAACACCGTCGACGGCAAGGTCTCCGACGATGTCGCAGGCAAGGTCGAGGAGCTCATCGCGAGCATCGGCGACGGATCCGTCACGATCGGCTGATGGTCTCGTCTTCCGAGGAGATGGACCGCGTCGTGCAGGCGCGGTCCATCTCCAAGAGCTTCGGCCCTGTGGCCGCTCTGAGCGACGTGTCGATCGTCGTGCGACCGGGCGCCGTGCATGCCCTGGTGGGCGAGAACGGCGCAGGCAAGTCGACGCTCGCCAAGGTGCTCGCCGGAATCGAGCGTCCCACCTCCGGCGCCATGACGCTCGGCGGGGCGCCGTTCGCGCCGCGCGACCGCAGCGAGGCCAAGCGTCGCGGCATCAACATGGTGCCGCAGCAGCTCAGCCTCGTCGGCGAGCTGAGCCTTGTCGAGAACTACCTACTGGTGGGGCCGCGGAGCGTGGCGAACCGCCGCTCGGCGCGCGCGCTGCTCGCCCGCACCCTGGATCGCGCCCGGGTGGAGGTCGATCTCGACGCGCCCACCTCGTCACTCACCCAGGCCCACCGTCAGCTCGGCGAGATCGTGGTGGCGCTGGCGGAGGGTGCTCACACCCTCATCCTCGACGAGCCCACCGCGAGCCTCGGTCCGCTCGAGGTCGGCGGACTGTTCGAGCACCTCCGGTCGCTGTGCGACCTCGGCACGGCGGTTCTGCTCATCACCCACCGCCTCGACGAGGTGCGCCAGGTCGCCGACGACCTGACGGTGCTCTCGCACGGCGAAGGGGTGCACCACGGCTCGGCCACCGGCCTCGACTCGGGCGAGATCGCCCGCCTCATGGTCGGCGAGCTGCCTCCCGCGCCGGCGAAGACGCCCCGCACCCTCGGCGAGGTCGTGCTGTCGGCGCGGGGCATCGTCGCCGGGTCGACCCGCGACGCCCGCCTCGAGGGGGTCGACCTCGAGGTGCGCTCGGGCGAGATCCTCGGCATCGCCGGGGTCGCCGGGAGCGGACAGAACCTGCTGCTCGACGTGCTCGGCGGCTTCGTACAGCCCGACCAGGGCACGGTGACCCTCGAGGGATGCGCGCCGGGTGGCTCCGCGGTTCAGCTGCTGAACGGCGGGCTCGCCTGGATTCCGGAGGAGCGCGCCGAAGCCCTCGTGCCCGGGCTCTCGCTGCGCGAGAACCTCGGTCTCTACTCGGCGGCGCGCGGCGCCGCCGCCGGCGACCGCACCCGCCCTGACGTCGAGGCGGTGCTCGGCGCGTTCGACGTGCGCCCGGCCCGCCCCGAACTGCAGGCCTCGGGGCTCTCCGGCGGGAACCAGCAGAAGCTGCTCGCCGCCCGGGAGCTCGGGCCCCACACCGCGCCCCGCGCTGTGCTCGCCTACGGCCCGACACAGGGCCTCGACCTGCGGGCGGCGCAGGCGATCCGCAACCGGCTGGTGGAGCAGGCCGCCGCCGGCGCCGCGGTCGTCATCGCCTCGCACGACCTCGAGGAGGTGCTCGCCGTCGCCGACCGCATCGTGGTGATGTTCGGGGGGCGGCTGGTGGCCGACCTCCCCGCAGCCCTTGCCACCACCGACCGCCTCGGGCGGGCGATGGCCGGCCTCGCCGACGACCCCGCCGCATACGACGACCCCGCCGCATCCGGGGCCCCCGGCGAACCAGAAGGCCCCGCCGGCGCCGCCCGGCCCGCCGGCTTCGAGAGAGAGCTCCCATGACCGACAAGACCGATCTCTACCCGACGGCTGCCGAGCTCGGCAGGCTCCGCGCCGTGGCGGTCGGGGCCGAGCTGCCCGACCTCGTCATCCGCGGCGGCCTGGTGCAGTCCCCGGGTACCGAGGAGTGGCTGGAGCGCGACATCCTCGTGGCCGGCCGGCACATCGCCGCCCTCACGCCCTGGGGGCATGTCGCCGACGCGGTCGAGGAGATCGACGCATCCGGATGCCACGTGGTGCCGACCTTCATCGACGCCCATCTGCACATCGAGTACACCAATCTCACCCCGGGCGAACTCGGCCGGCTGAGCGTGGCGCGCGGCACCGGAACGGTGCTCACCGACCCGAACGGCGCCGCGAACGTGTGGGGCACCCGCGGCATGGACGAGCTGCTTCGCACCTCGACGCCGCTGCACATCTTCCAGCAGGTGTCGCCGAAGACCCCCGGCTCGCCGGAGCTCGAGCGGGGCGGCGCCGTCATCCCCGAGGCCGAGGTGCGCTCCCGGCTCTGGGACCAGGTGACGACGAACCTCGGCGAGGGCAACCCCTTCGACTACGGCGAGGAGTCGACCGGCAGGTTCCGCGAGGCGCTCGTCGCCGGCCGCCGCATCACCGGCCACACCGCCGCGCAGACCGAGGAGTCGCTCTGGGGCTACCTCGCCGCGGGGGTGGGCGACGACCACAACTCCTCGACCGTCGACGAGGTGCTCGAGCGGGTGCGGCTAGGGGCGATGATCACCGTCATGGGTGCCTCGCTCACCGACAACACCGTCCCCATCTTCGCCGACCTCGACCGCGTCGCCCCCGCCCTTCGCAGTCTCTGCTTCTGCGCCGACGACAAGCACGTGCTCGACCTGCACACCGAGGGGCACATCGACCATCACGTGCGGCAGGCGATCCGGTTCGGGGTCGACCCCCAGCTCGCCTACCGCATGGCCACGACCCAGCCCGCCGCGTACTACCGGCTCGACCAGGTGCTCGGGCTGCTCGCCCCGTCGCGCCTCGCCGACCTGCAGCTCATCCCCGACCTCGCCGAGGTGAGACCCTCGGTCGTGGTGGTGGAGGGCAGGGTCGTCGCCCGCAACGGCGTAGCCCTGTTCGCCAACACGGATGCGCTCCCTGCCTGGATGACCGACACGGTACGGCTCCCCGAGATGCTCGACCCGCAGATGTTCGCGCTCCCCGCTCCCGGCGACACGGCACGGGTGCGAGCGATGGAGATGTACAAGGGCTACTTCAAGCACGCCTTCGAGGCCGAGCTCGAGGTGGTCGACGGACTCGTGCAGACCGACACCGCGAACGACGTGCTGAAGATCGCCGTGGTCGACCGCCACCACGGCGACGCGCTGACCGGCCTGGGCTTCGTGAAGGGCTTCGGCCTCAGCCGCGGCGCCATCGCGATCACCATGAACTGCCCCAATATGAACATCGCCGTGGTCGGCGTCGACGACGCATCGATGCTGCAGGCGGTGGAAGAGCTCCGTGCGATGCAGGGCGGCTTCGTCACCGTCGCCGACGGCGAGGTCGTGGGGCGGGTGCCGCTGCCGGTGGGCGGCATGATGAGCGCGGCCCCGTTCGAGGAGACGGCGGAGGCGCTGCGGGCCGGGCACGAGGCGACCCACGCACTCGGCTGCACCATCCCGTCGCCCTACATCATCCTGTCGTTCGTCGGCCTGTACGTCGTGCCCGACCTCGGCATCACCGAGCTCGGGCTCATCGAGACGACCTCGCAGTCGTTCGTCGACGTGCTGCTGCCCGGTCACGTCGACCGCTGCGGCCACGAGGGGCACGGCTCGTGAGGTCGCTCGACCGGCAGCGCTGGCTGCTCACCGCCGCCGTCGTGGCCGTCGTGCTGGTGACGGCCGGGGCGCTCATCCTGTTCGCCGGCGCCGACCCGCTGGAGGGACTCCAGGGTCTCGTGGAGGGGGTGTCGAGCTCGCCCTACCGGGTGGGTGAGGTGCTCGTCGGCGCCGTACCGATCGGCATCGTCGCTCTCACCCTCATCCCGGCCCTCCGCGCCGGAGTGTTCTCCGTGGGCGCCGAGGGGCAGATCATCATCGGGGCCATCACCGCCACCGGGTCCGTGTTCGCCGTCGACCAGTTGTTCGGGGGGGCGGCGCCGAGCCTCGTGCTCTGGCCGGTGGGTCTTCTCGCCGGCGCTGCGGGCGGCGCCGCGACGGCCCTTCTCCCCGCCTTTCTCGCCGTGCGCTGGAGGGTGAACGAGATCCTCAGCACGCTGCTGCTCAACTACCTCGCCGCCGGCTTCCTCGGCTGGACCCTGCGCACCTGGCTCGCCACCCCCGAGCAGACCGCCACGCCGCAGAGCGCGAAGCTGCCCGAGGCGGCCTCGCTGCCCCCGCTCCTCCCCGGCACCCGGGCCCACTGGGGCATCCTGCTCGTCGTCGTGATCGCCGTGCTGCTCGTGCTGTGGAACCGCTCCGCCGCCAGCACGCGCCTCACCGTCTTCGCGAGCCGCCCCAAGCTCGCCCTCCGGCTCGGCGCCACCCGCTCGCGCACCGTCTACTCGACGATGCTGATCTCGGGGATCGGTGCGGGCGCCGTCGGCTGGATCCAGGTGGCCGGCGTCAACGACCGGCTGCTCAACTCGGTCTCGGGAGGGGTCGGCTTCTCCGGCATCGCGGTAGCCCTCCTCGGCGGCCTCGCCCCCGTCGGCATCGTGCTCGCCGCACTGTTCTTCTCGGCGCTCGCCGCGGGCGCGGTCGGCATGCAGTCGGCGACCGGAACCGTGCCCGCCTCGATCGCCGAGGTGATCAAGGGCGTGCTGCTCATCGGTGTCGCCTGCATCGCCGCCTACCAGCGCAACCCCGCCGCCGCCGTGCGGCCCGTGGGCGCGAAGGAGGCGGCCGACGACCCGACGGTGCTCTCGGCCGAGCCGCCCGGCGGCGGCGCCGCCCACGAGGCCACCATCGGAACGCTGGTCGAGGCCGAGAACGAAGGAGGCCGCCCGTGACCGTCGAACTCTGGGTCGCCATCCTCGCCGGCACCCTCGCCCTCGCCGCTCCGCTCGTCTTCGCCGGCATCGGCGAGGGCTTCGTCGAGCGCGCGGGCCGCATCAACCTCGGCATCGAGGGCATGATGATCATGGGCGCTCTCGCGGGCGTGTGGGGCGCGAGCCTCGGCGGGCCCCTCGTCGGCCTCCTCGCCGGCATCGCGGTGGGGCTCCTCCTGGCCGTCGGGATGAACCTCGTGGTGTACCGGCTGCACGCCAACGAGATCGTCGTGGGCCTCGGCGTCACGATGCTCGGCCTCGGCCTCAGCACCTACCTGTTCCAGCTCTGGGTGCCGAGCGGGCAGACGAACGTCACCGTGCCCACCGTCCCGCGCACGGGTCTCGGCCCCCTCGCCGACATCCCGGTGATCGGCCCGATCCTGTTCGGGCAGAGTCCCCTCGTCTACCTCGCCGCGCTGCTGCTCGTCGTCGCCTGGGCCGTGATGCGGTTCACCCGGTTCGGTCTCGCCGTGCAGGCGGTGGGCACCGACCCGGCCTCCGCCGCCCTCCGCGGGGTGCGGGTGGAGCGCACCGGAGCGTCGGCGCTCCTCATCGGGGGAGCGCTCGCCGGGCTCGGCGGCGCCGTCATCACCATCGGCACGATCGGATCGTTCACCCCCGACATCACCGCCGGCCGCGGCTACATCGCGCTCGCCATCGTGATCATGGGCCGCAGCCGCCCCGTGGGCATCGCGCTCGGCGCCCTGCTGTTCGCCTTCCTGCAGAGCTTCGCGCTGCTGGCGCAGTCGACGGCGCTCACCCTCCCGAGCGAGGTCTACCAATCGATACCGTATGTGGTGACCCTCGTGGTGCTCGTCATCACGTCACGCCGGCAGCTGCGGAGGCTGTACCGCAGCACGAAGGTGAGAACGACATGACCGACGAAGACCAGCGGGTGCTCGCCGGGGTGCTGCGCTTCGTGCGCGATGCCGCGGCATCCGGTTCCACCCTCCCCGGTGAGGTCGAGCTCGCCGAGCGCGTCGGCTGCACCCGCCGCCAGGTGCGCGATGTGCTCGCCTCGCTCGAGCAGCAGGGCGTGGTGTTGCGCCGGCAGGGTGCGGCGACCGAGGTCGACCCCGTGGCCACCCGCATGAGCGTGCGGTTCGAAGACCAGCTGGAGTACAGCGTTCTGCTGCGCCAGCTCGGCTACGCCAGCAGCGTCGACGTGCTCGAGATCGCCGACGTGCCGATGCCGCCCGAGAGCGCGGGGCTGCTCATGGTGGAGCCCGGGCGGCCCGC contains the following coding sequences:
- a CDS encoding ABC transporter permease, which encodes MRSLDRQRWLLTAAVVAVVLVTAGALILFAGADPLEGLQGLVEGVSSSPYRVGEVLVGAVPIGIVALTLIPALRAGVFSVGAEGQIIIGAITATGSVFAVDQLFGGAAPSLVLWPVGLLAGAAGGAATALLPAFLAVRWRVNEILSTLLLNYLAAGFLGWTLRTWLATPEQTATPQSAKLPEAASLPPLLPGTRAHWGILLVVVIAVLLVLWNRSAASTRLTVFASRPKLALRLGATRSRTVYSTMLISGIGAGAVGWIQVAGVNDRLLNSVSGGVGFSGIAVALLGGLAPVGIVLAALFFSALAAGAVGMQSATGTVPASIAEVIKGVLLIGVACIAAYQRNPAAAVRPVGAKEAADDPTVLSAEPPGGGAAHEATIGTLVEAENEGGRP
- a CDS encoding nucleoside deaminase, which produces MDDQTTTALDTADAEFLRESLRVAELSRADGRHPFGAIVVDAAGTVVASFGNNSLPPEGDPTQHAEMRAVAAAFRNLGTDGMVGSTLFTSAEPCAMCSGAVYWTGIDRVVYALSERRLLELTGDHPENPTFSLPCREVFARGQRAIAVSGPHLEEEAAAAHLDFWN
- a CDS encoding adenine deaminase C-terminal domain-containing protein; the encoded protein is MTDKTDLYPTAAELGRLRAVAVGAELPDLVIRGGLVQSPGTEEWLERDILVAGRHIAALTPWGHVADAVEEIDASGCHVVPTFIDAHLHIEYTNLTPGELGRLSVARGTGTVLTDPNGAANVWGTRGMDELLRTSTPLHIFQQVSPKTPGSPELERGGAVIPEAEVRSRLWDQVTTNLGEGNPFDYGEESTGRFREALVAGRRITGHTAAQTEESLWGYLAAGVGDDHNSSTVDEVLERVRLGAMITVMGASLTDNTVPIFADLDRVAPALRSLCFCADDKHVLDLHTEGHIDHHVRQAIRFGVDPQLAYRMATTQPAAYYRLDQVLGLLAPSRLADLQLIPDLAEVRPSVVVVEGRVVARNGVALFANTDALPAWMTDTVRLPEMLDPQMFALPAPGDTARVRAMEMYKGYFKHAFEAELEVVDGLVQTDTANDVLKIAVVDRHHGDALTGLGFVKGFGLSRGAIAITMNCPNMNIAVVGVDDASMLQAVEELRAMQGGFVTVADGEVVGRVPLPVGGMMSAAPFEETAEALRAGHEATHALGCTIPSPYIILSFVGLYVVPDLGITELGLIETTSQSFVDVLLPGHVDRCGHEGHGS
- a CDS encoding amidohydrolase family protein, which codes for MTRVLDGITLWNGREERGAVRLGWAGDRIEEAASADDRHPGLAVIPGLIDTHVHLDTSVLDGAGAGDSWPLVTPDAEKAVHVVAHALRFASFGVTTMRDLAASPVQIAVGRAFDQGVVDGPRLLASGPVGMTAGHGDLFTPPRFANRPPVADSPDECRRLVRQWAREGATGIKIYTSGGILSMGDRVGWRNQTRAEIAATVDEAHALRMLVAAHAHTEEGIDIALEEGVDSLEHATGIVPRQFDALVASRIPVAPTLLINDLVARGGDGIRPDAAAKAREAIDGRDPAFLAAGRAGVRFVLGTDANGRFVRHGGQLDELRAMKTAFGWSDERTLVAGTSDAADALGLGDRLGLVEPGYAADFVVVRARPWRDLGELTAESIVAVVSRGRLLAGSLPD
- a CDS encoding ABC transporter ATP-binding protein is translated as MVSSSEEMDRVVQARSISKSFGPVAALSDVSIVVRPGAVHALVGENGAGKSTLAKVLAGIERPTSGAMTLGGAPFAPRDRSEAKRRGINMVPQQLSLVGELSLVENYLLVGPRSVANRRSARALLARTLDRARVEVDLDAPTSSLTQAHRQLGEIVVALAEGAHTLILDEPTASLGPLEVGGLFEHLRSLCDLGTAVLLITHRLDEVRQVADDLTVLSHGEGVHHGSATGLDSGEIARLMVGELPPAPAKTPRTLGEVVLSARGIVAGSTRDARLEGVDLEVRSGEILGIAGVAGSGQNLLLDVLGGFVQPDQGTVTLEGCAPGGSAVQLLNGGLAWIPEERAEALVPGLSLRENLGLYSAARGAAAGDRTRPDVEAVLGAFDVRPARPELQASGLSGGNQQKLLAARELGPHTAPRAVLAYGPTQGLDLRAAQAIRNRLVEQAAAGAAVVIASHDLEEVLAVADRIVVMFGGRLVADLPAALATTDRLGRAMAGLADDPAAYDDPAASGAPGEPEGPAGAARPAGFERELP
- the add gene encoding adenosine deaminase; this translates as MPAHVPAEVRVDEQDIRLLPKAEVHVHLEGTFALVDLLTLAKENGVALPGPAATIFDVSTHDSFAMPEVTTGGTGRGVGGAGLTGFLRFLDWQCGLVRTPEQAARIAYSFAARQTTSGIRYSDVIVNPTHWSAWRGREVALMEALAAGLDEAEQDGLCVTGIAYSLLRTQTAPEAEQAVGALLERRPRRVVALSVDGDEKASGPTGEKFRAAFRLAEAGGLHRTVHAGESSGPDGVWDALDHLHAERIDHGVRSIEDEVLVRRLADEGIPLDLCPRSNITLGVYPDWASHPLPRLAAAGVRVTINTDDPAPLGCTLDEDWAVAAGVFGYDLTALAGFAAESIRASFADDDLKRDLLAELTDATEALTRSTTVPDPEPVP
- a CDS encoding BMP family ABC transporter substrate-binding protein, with translation MRRSGALLTGAVLTAVAALGLAGCSSSSSGTSTGAATSASEVIKVGALTPGNTNDGAFNQSLADALQKLQDEGLIEYELRDQMSDPAESEPVIADFASQGYDLVIGHGIELGDAIFSVAEQFPDVEFTASGGPDILEKYTDNVETWTYDTPQVGYLSGYIAGLTGATPIGRVESLELDFIKATDAFFQQGVTAANPSATLLPVVYAGSFDDAQAAAAATTGLVGQGAQLVYTTGDGIATGVGSAAADAGVLSIGVSSAAGEAALATNVSTVDLDMYPIVKAWVDEVAAGKFGGKGVTSTVQNGGIVYQPVNTVDGKVSDDVAGKVEELIASIGDGSVTIG
- a CDS encoding ABC transporter permease, with translation MTVELWVAILAGTLALAAPLVFAGIGEGFVERAGRINLGIEGMMIMGALAGVWGASLGGPLVGLLAGIAVGLLLAVGMNLVVYRLHANEIVVGLGVTMLGLGLSTYLFQLWVPSGQTNVTVPTVPRTGLGPLADIPVIGPILFGQSPLVYLAALLLVVAWAVMRFTRFGLAVQAVGTDPASAALRGVRVERTGASALLIGGALAGLGGAVITIGTIGSFTPDITAGRGYIALAIVIMGRSRPVGIALGALLFAFLQSFALLAQSTALTLPSEVYQSIPYVVTLVVLVITSRRQLRRLYRSTKVRTT